One segment of Mycolicibacterium sp. YH-1 DNA contains the following:
- a CDS encoding ammonium transporter, with protein sequence MQELDPAATAWLLTATALVLLMTPGLAIFYGGMVRTTGVLNMIMMSFISIPLVTVAWLLFGYTLAFTGDGAGGLIGTLEHMGLAGLAPDTLHGSVPELLFVTFQLTFAIITAALISGAIADRAKFAAWVAFVPIWTVAVYAVVAHWVWAPGGWLFRLGALDYAGGLVVEIVSGASALALALVLGPRIGFKTDAMRPHNLPFVLLGVGLLWFGWFGFNAGSALAANGTAAAIFLNTLVAGCLGMLGWLSVEQIRDGRPTTFGAASGVVAGLVAITPSCGTVSTLGAVIVGLAAGVVCSFAIGLKFRFGYDDSLDVVGVHFVGGVVGVLLIGLLATEVMTGGPQGLFYGGGFTQLGKQALGAVVVAAYAFGVSYLIAKAIDRVIGFRVSADDETTGVDFTQHAETAYAEGVHGHLASRRPGPFGDFGPRPSRPETAPESADEN encoded by the coding sequence ATGCAAGAACTCGATCCCGCCGCCACCGCCTGGCTTCTGACGGCCACGGCGCTGGTCCTGCTCATGACGCCCGGGCTGGCCATCTTCTACGGCGGCATGGTCCGCACCACCGGCGTGCTCAACATGATCATGATGAGCTTCATCTCGATCCCGCTGGTCACGGTGGCCTGGCTGCTCTTCGGCTACACCTTGGCTTTCACCGGTGACGGTGCAGGCGGTCTGATCGGCACGCTCGAGCACATGGGCCTGGCGGGCCTCGCCCCGGACACGCTGCACGGCTCGGTGCCGGAGCTGCTGTTCGTGACGTTCCAGCTCACGTTCGCCATCATCACCGCCGCACTCATCAGCGGCGCCATCGCCGATCGGGCCAAGTTCGCGGCGTGGGTGGCGTTCGTACCGATCTGGACCGTCGCGGTCTACGCCGTCGTCGCACACTGGGTCTGGGCACCCGGCGGCTGGCTGTTCCGGCTGGGCGCACTCGACTACGCCGGCGGATTGGTCGTCGAAATCGTCTCCGGTGCATCGGCATTGGCGCTTGCCCTGGTGCTGGGCCCGCGCATCGGCTTCAAGACCGACGCGATGCGACCGCACAACCTGCCGTTCGTGCTCCTCGGCGTCGGCCTGCTGTGGTTCGGCTGGTTCGGCTTCAACGCCGGCTCGGCCCTGGCGGCCAACGGCACCGCCGCCGCGATATTCCTCAACACGCTCGTCGCGGGCTGTCTCGGCATGCTCGGCTGGCTGTCGGTCGAGCAGATCCGCGACGGCAGACCCACGACGTTCGGCGCCGCCTCGGGTGTGGTGGCCGGCCTGGTCGCGATCACGCCGTCGTGCGGAACGGTGAGCACGCTCGGCGCGGTGATCGTCGGGCTCGCCGCCGGCGTCGTCTGCTCGTTCGCCATCGGTCTGAAGTTCCGGTTCGGCTACGACGACTCGCTCGACGTGGTGGGCGTGCACTTCGTCGGCGGCGTCGTCGGTGTACTGCTGATCGGCCTGCTGGCCACCGAGGTCATGACGGGCGGTCCGCAGGGCCTGTTCTACGGCGGTGGATTCACCCAGCTGGGCAAGCAGGCCCTGGGCGCCGTCGTGGTCGCCGCCTACGCGTTCGGCGTCTCGTATCTGATTGCCAAGGCGATCGATCGCGTCATCGGCTTCCGGGTCAGCGCCGACGACGAGACCACCGGCGTGGATTTCACCCAGCACGCCGAGACCGCCTATGCCGAGGGCGTGCACGGGCACCTCGCATCGCGTCGGCCGGGACCGTTCGGCGACTTCGGACCCCGCCCGTCGCGCCCCGAAACTGCCCCTGAATCGGCCGACGAGAACTGA
- the dcd gene encoding dCTP deaminase, whose amino-acid sequence MLLSDRDIRAEIASGRLGIDPFQDGLIQPSSVDVRLDTLFRVFNNTRYTHIDPAKRQDDLTTLVEPKEGEPFVLHPGEFVLGSTLERCSLPDDLAGRLEGKSSLGRLGLLTHSTAGFIDPGFSGHITLELSNVANLPITLWPGMKIGQLCLLRLTSPAEHPYGSSAAGSKYQGQRGPTPSRSYQNFIQA is encoded by the coding sequence GTGCTGCTCTCCGATCGTGACATCAGGGCCGAAATCGCCTCCGGGCGGTTGGGGATCGACCCCTTCCAGGACGGCCTGATCCAGCCCTCCAGCGTCGACGTCCGCCTCGACACCCTGTTTCGGGTCTTCAACAACACCCGCTACACCCACATCGACCCCGCGAAGCGCCAGGACGACCTCACCACGCTGGTCGAGCCTAAGGAGGGGGAGCCATTCGTGCTGCACCCCGGCGAGTTCGTACTGGGCTCGACGCTGGAGCGGTGCTCGCTGCCCGACGACCTCGCGGGCCGACTCGAGGGCAAGTCGTCGCTGGGCCGGTTGGGTCTGCTGACGCACTCGACGGCGGGCTTCATCGACCCAGGCTTCTCTGGTCACATCACCCTCGAGCTGTCCAACGTCGCCAACCTGCCAATCACGTTGTGGCCGGGCATGAAGATCGGCCAGCTGTGCCTGCTGCGGCTCACCAGCCCCGCCGAACACCCATACGGCAGCAGCGCGGCGGGATCGAAGTACCAGGGTCAGCGCGGCCCGACACCGTCGCGCTCCTATCAGAACTTCATCCAGGCCTGA